A single Sporosarcina sp. FSL W8-0480 DNA region contains:
- a CDS encoding iron-containing alcohol dehydrogenase, which produces MKEFSFQNPTKLIFGKNSISNLAKELSAYGNKILVVYGGGSIKRNGLYDELMQILKDEDKEVFEFAGVEPNPRLSTAKRGAAICKENDIDFILAVGGGSVIDCTKLIASAAKYDGDPWDFVIRKASPQEAIPFGTILTIAATGSEMNAGSVITNEETEEKYGWGGPLNFPKFSILDPTYTLSLPKDQTVYGIVDMMSHIFEQYFHRASNTPLQDELCEGALRAIMEAGEKLVKDLQNYELRETILLGGTWGLNGFLGMGNDGGDWGTHDIEHAISAVYDIPHAGGLAILFPHWMKQTLHLNPARYARLAVKVFGVNPEGKTDEEIAIEGIDNLRAYWTSIGAPEKLSDYGIDGTKIDIMANKAAVNGPLGRYAQLSEEEVKTLLETSL; this is translated from the coding sequence ATGAAGGAATTTTCATTCCAAAATCCGACTAAGTTAATTTTCGGTAAAAACTCTATCTCAAATCTTGCGAAAGAATTATCGGCTTATGGTAATAAGATCCTTGTCGTATACGGGGGAGGAAGCATCAAACGGAATGGCCTTTATGATGAACTCATGCAAATTCTAAAAGATGAAGACAAAGAGGTCTTCGAATTTGCAGGAGTGGAGCCGAATCCACGTCTCTCAACAGCGAAAAGAGGAGCGGCGATTTGTAAGGAAAATGATATCGATTTCATCCTTGCTGTCGGCGGTGGATCAGTTATTGACTGCACGAAGTTAATCGCATCGGCTGCGAAGTATGATGGGGATCCTTGGGATTTCGTAATTCGAAAAGCCTCACCACAAGAGGCAATTCCATTCGGCACCATTTTAACGATCGCAGCTACCGGATCTGAAATGAATGCTGGGTCTGTTATTACGAATGAAGAAACTGAAGAAAAGTACGGATGGGGAGGCCCTCTTAACTTTCCGAAGTTCTCAATCCTTGACCCTACGTATACATTATCCTTGCCGAAAGATCAGACTGTATACGGAATCGTAGATATGATGTCACATATATTTGAACAATACTTCCACAGGGCTTCAAATACACCTCTTCAAGATGAGCTTTGCGAAGGTGCTTTGCGGGCGATCATGGAAGCTGGAGAAAAACTTGTTAAAGATTTACAGAACTATGAGCTGCGTGAAACAATCCTGTTAGGTGGTACATGGGGGTTGAATGGATTCCTTGGAATGGGGAATGACGGAGGAGATTGGGGGACGCATGATATAGAGCACGCAATCTCCGCTGTATATGACATCCCACACGCTGGAGGGTTGGCGATTTTATTCCCACATTGGATGAAGCAAACTTTGCATCTAAATCCTGCCCGTTACGCAAGACTTGCAGTAAAAGTATTCGGTGTTAACCCTGAAGGTAAAACTGATGAGGAAATTGCGATTGAAGGAATCGATAATCTTCGGGCGTATTGGACATCCATCGGTGCACCCGAAAAACTCTCGGATTACGGGATTGATGGAACAAAAATTGATATCATGGCGAATAAGGCAGCAGTCAATGGCCCTCTTGGCAGATATGCACAGTTAAGTGAAGAGGAAGTAAAAACCTTGCTTGAAACCTCCTTATAA
- a CDS encoding cation diffusion facilitator family transporter, with protein MKDIIRLLKDGNKPSLLAAIVNTGIAILKAIAYVLTGNVAMFAETMHSLGDAANQFFVYIGSALSKKAPTPNFPNGFGRVVNLVCLGAVIIVGIMSYEAVKEGWHHVLNPVETTGLFINLGVLGLATLLEFFVLIKASKEIAHETGQSHGGLKALVYSFTHLNKAKPATKLVFMEDMVATIGGLLAFTAVLIAHFTGFLRAEGIASILIGLMMFYVVGKIFLDNARGAIGETDEEMLNHIALIIAEDPDIKDIQKVEVIKEGEYLHVEVIAEVDPKQTVAYIDDVRDRLMKLVLKQKGVREALISFDEDDGIKTWQGVNETIVSEETRKKLPEFKK; from the coding sequence ATGAAAGATATTATACGTTTACTAAAAGACGGCAATAAACCCTCACTTCTTGCAGCAATCGTTAATACAGGTATAGCAATTCTTAAAGCAATAGCCTACGTACTAACCGGAAATGTTGCCATGTTTGCAGAAACGATGCACTCCCTTGGGGACGCCGCGAATCAGTTTTTTGTTTACATCGGTTCCGCACTATCGAAGAAGGCACCAACCCCAAATTTCCCGAACGGTTTCGGAAGGGTTGTCAATCTCGTCTGTTTAGGTGCCGTAATTATAGTTGGTATCATGTCATACGAAGCTGTGAAGGAAGGATGGCACCATGTATTAAACCCAGTTGAAACAACGGGCCTCTTCATAAATTTAGGTGTCTTGGGATTAGCTACATTACTTGAGTTTTTTGTATTAATAAAAGCTTCCAAGGAGATTGCCCATGAGACTGGACAGTCCCACGGGGGGTTGAAAGCACTTGTTTACAGCTTTACTCATCTTAACAAAGCAAAACCTGCTACTAAATTGGTCTTTATGGAAGATATGGTTGCAACAATCGGAGGTTTATTAGCATTCACAGCTGTATTAATCGCACATTTCACTGGATTCCTTCGAGCCGAAGGAATCGCTTCTATATTAATCGGCCTTATGATGTTTTATGTTGTCGGAAAGATATTTCTCGATAATGCAAGGGGCGCTATCGGGGAAACAGATGAGGAAATGTTAAACCATATCGCTCTTATTATCGCGGAAGACCCAGATATTAAGGACATTCAAAAAGTTGAAGTTATAAAAGAAGGAGAATACCTTCACGTAGAAGTAATTGCAGAAGTGGATCCGAAGCAAACGGTAGCTTATATAGACGATGTCAGGGATCGACTGATGAAGTTAGTTTTGAAGCAAAAAGGCGTGCGTGAGGCACTGATTTCTTTTGATGAAGACGATGGTATTAAGACATGGCAAGGTGTTAATGAAACTATAGTGTCCGAAGAAACGAGAAAGAAGCTGCCGGAATTCAAAAAATAG
- a CDS encoding MgtC/SapB family protein: MEWIINNSMYPEVLIKIGIALGLSLIIGVEREIKKKPIGLKTSAVISTFSCLLTIVSIEAAYLVPARNDINVTMDPLRLAAQIVSGIGFLGAGAILRRENDNITGLTTAAMIWGAASIGIAVGAGFYVEATFAVLSILFIIEVIAPLLDRFGPKRIRSKEAACIVVISDKNKIDELIGILNTENMKVENLRIRQVHFDDKPSVHEVDFRLDALPKKDTTQLYIELTELPYIESVEIEIFP; encoded by the coding sequence ATGGAGTGGATTATCAATAATTCGATGTATCCAGAAGTGTTGATTAAAATCGGAATTGCATTGGGATTAAGTTTAATAATCGGAGTAGAGAGGGAAATTAAGAAGAAGCCGATAGGTTTGAAAACAAGTGCAGTGATTTCCACCTTCAGTTGCCTATTGACCATCGTTTCAATTGAAGCTGCTTACCTCGTTCCGGCAAGGAATGATATTAATGTTACAATGGATCCCCTTCGTCTTGCAGCCCAAATCGTAAGTGGAATTGGTTTCCTTGGGGCCGGCGCTATATTAAGAAGAGAGAACGACAATATTACCGGTTTAACGACAGCCGCCATGATTTGGGGAGCAGCCAGCATTGGAATTGCAGTGGGCGCCGGTTTTTATGTAGAAGCGACGTTCGCGGTATTAAGCATTCTCTTCATCATCGAAGTCATCGCACCGCTTCTTGATAGGTTTGGTCCAAAAAGAATTCGTTCTAAGGAGGCAGCTTGTATCGTCGTCATTTCGGATAAGAACAAAATTGATGAGTTAATTGGAATTTTAAATACAGAAAATATGAAAGTTGAAAATTTACGAATCCGACAAGTGCACTTTGATGATAAGCCTTCAGTCCATGAAGTCGATTTCCGTCTGGATGCACTTCCGAAAAAGGATACCACACAATTATACATCGAATTGACTGAACTACCTTATATTGAATCGGTCGAAATAGAAATCTTTCCTTAA
- a CDS encoding DMT family transporter produces MEKPKIHPYIPIIIGVISVALSAIFVKLTTADAGVIAFYRMLFTVLLMLPLFLLKYRKEVFLLTRKDWIFSAVAGVFLAFHFILWFESLNYTSVASSTVLVTLQPIFAFVGTYFFFKEKLSFKTILSAVIAIAGSVIISWSDFQLSGTAFFGDMLALAACALITVYLLFGQEVRKRLSLITYTFLLYSISTVTLFFYVLIKGESFGPYSASNWFWFFLLALIPNLLGHSLFNWAVKWVSTNVISIAILFEPVGASILAFYILHEKLSAAQITGGIVVIAGILLFIVDVKKLREKLFFKKS; encoded by the coding sequence TTGGAAAAACCTAAAATTCATCCATATATTCCCATCATCATTGGAGTAATATCAGTAGCGCTCTCGGCAATATTTGTAAAACTAACTACAGCGGATGCTGGTGTAATAGCGTTTTATCGTATGTTGTTCACAGTTCTTTTAATGCTACCGTTATTCTTGCTTAAATATAGGAAGGAAGTATTTCTGTTAACGAGAAAGGACTGGATCTTTTCAGCAGTTGCTGGTGTTTTTCTGGCCTTTCACTTTATCTTATGGTTTGAATCGTTGAATTACACATCAGTAGCAAGTTCAACTGTACTTGTAACATTGCAACCGATCTTTGCTTTTGTGGGCACCTATTTCTTTTTTAAAGAGAAACTTTCGTTTAAAACAATATTGTCGGCTGTAATTGCAATAGCAGGCAGCGTCATTATCAGTTGGAGTGATTTCCAATTAAGCGGAACAGCTTTCTTCGGAGATATGCTTGCATTGGCGGCATGTGCATTAATTACTGTATACTTATTATTTGGCCAAGAAGTTCGTAAGCGACTGTCTTTAATTACATATACGTTTCTTCTATATTCAATCAGTACAGTAACACTCTTTTTCTATGTGCTTATTAAGGGAGAGTCATTTGGACCTTACTCAGCATCGAATTGGTTCTGGTTCTTCCTTCTTGCACTTATACCAAATCTATTAGGTCATTCACTTTTTAATTGGGCGGTTAAATGGGTCAGTACGAATGTAATTTCCATTGCCATTCTTTTTGAACCTGTAGGAGCATCGATTCTTGCGTTCTACATCCTTCATGAGAAACTTTCTGCAGCGCAAATAACGGGGGGAATCGTTGTTATAGCGGGCATTCTCTTGTTTATTGTTGATGTGAAGAAGCTTCGTGAAAAATTATTTTTTAAAAAGAGTTGA